The genomic segment AAGAAACCCCGTACACTTGAAATAACATGTTAATGAATTATCGGCTATTAAGTTcggtttgatgttgttgatgttgaacctTGGCGAATTAAGTGCAGATTTAAGATGATGAATGTTTCATGTGTTATATCATACACTTCCATATGGTTTGCTCGAGTTGAAGGCCCGCAACAAATTATATATGGTTGGCTCAGGTTGCACGTGCAACAGATAATATGTGGTTGGCTCGGGTTGCATGCCTGCAACAGATTGTATATATTGGTTGGCTAGGGTGGCACTCCTGCAACGGATATATAGACCTCGcaagtcccccatgggtcatgaacTCCTAAAGATTACCTAGGAGTGTCGTGTACATACAGGTTTGGACCATTTGGTTGATACATGTTATTGTAATGTCTTTTCATAGTATCATCATTCTTGACTTGATTGAATATTTGTGTTGTTGCTCCTAATTGACTAATTGAGTTACTTGCCTTACCTGATTGTTTATTATTCTAATTAACTGTCGAATTGGcctaaataaaaaatgaataatcCTAATACAAATGGATAAATGCTTATCGGATAAGGTGAGATGGCAATTATATAATTGGCCTTTTCTTAATTACTTCGTCACTACTTTTTACGTtgttggtcagtgagatatactAGGTACATGTGGTTTCGTACTCATATTACACTTGCTGAACTCTTTGTGGTGCAGATTTTGTTCTGAATACGAGTGGGTCTCGCGAAGTGGTTTGAGTCCGAGGTTGCTGATTCGGGAGATTTAGAGGTGAGCTGCTAGGATGATCTGCAGCGCCAATCTCTttctacttttatttatttctttctcttttacaTTCCAGACAGTGTATTTTGACGATTCAGACTTGAGTTAGTATtcttagtagctcttgtacagATGACACTAGTCTTGGGTGGTATTTTGGGTTGTTTCTGCATTTTGACTAAATATATAGACTTGATTATAGATATTTCATATTTTCACATTACTTTCAGTTTATTTGACTTAAAATGAATcgattattaaatttttttggctTACCTATTGGGTTGGTAATAGGTGCCATCATGTTTGTGTCATGACAGAAACCTACTGCAGGAGCGTGTGTATACCGGTGCATAAGGCCATTGAATTGCATACATTCCTTTACATCTCATATTGTTTATGCTTTTTTGAATTGACTTCATGCCATATGTGTGCCAAAGAATATAAAGATGGGATCTTTCTGCTCATATTTGACAGACCTAATATAAAGATGGGTTctttatgtgtataattagcaTAATCGATAGAAAGAGGGAATCTTTACAATTAAACTTGTCTTAAAATAATGGAAAGGTTGAATCCTCATAATGATACTTGAAAAGGCATAGACTTTATTATCCAATTGCATTGTGGgaattttatttacttattaagTTCTTACGAACTGTGAATTTGAAACTAACAAAGCAAGGAAAGCAGTATAGGAAGTACTAACCCTCATTATCACTATAGTTTAGGGTCGGTCAATGATGTTTCTGGGTAAACGTGCTTCCCGTACTCACTCTATACTTGTTGCACCTTTTGTGTGCAGGTTCGGATCTAGATACAAGAGGAGATCGAGGCTCGTAGATCATTTGGAGTGCTTCTTGGAATTTAGGGTGAACCAATGATGGTTCTGCGGTGCCAGAATCATTCTCATCTTACATTATGCCTTTCTTTATTCTAGACAGTCCTTATGTAGTATTCAAACTTGTATTTGGATTTAGTAGCTTTGTTCTTGTGACTTCCCGATTTTGGGGGATGTATTGACTAAGACTATTTGATGACTTTCTTATTAAACCTATTATGAGACTTATTATGGTTGTTATTATTTAATTCTgcaatttatttatatttcgcGACTTAGACACAATATGGGAATTTTGGATCGTGAtaaatttggtatcagagctctcAGTTCAATGGTCTCACAAGTAAAAGAGtagtgtctagtagagtcttgcgtaTCAGTACGATGATGTTCGTACCTATCTTtgagaggctacagggcattagGAAATTCCACTTTTTTCATTCTTATCGTGTGTTCTTGACTCTATCGAATATTGACTTTATTGCTTCACTCTCTCACAGACGGAATGAAAGATATTTAAAGAATATTGACTTTATGTCAACATGTTCGATAGACTTCAGTTTATTTAAAGAATATTGACTTTAtgtcaacatgttccatcatccaTCACAAAAGCAGGCTCAAGATGAAGTCGCAGGAATGAAAGATAAGGGGATGATGAAATAGGTTTGAgaacatgttccatctcagatAGTGAAGAGATTCAGAGGCATCGAACcaggtggatgaaacaggttcgtgaGCATGTTCCAGGATAAGTCCTACATCAACTAGGATTTCAAtatttatggtaaagacttaGCAGCCAAGTATGTAGAATTCCTTTCCATATTTGTTGAGATCAGGAAGAGTTCTACAAGGACAAGGAGCGAactcaacaaggcaagaatccaaatacAACACAAATCCTAAACATCTCATAGGCCTATTCGAAGAGGGTTTTGTGTTTGCCGACCTGCCGTGCACTCAATGTTATAAATATCCAAGTCTTACTAAGAAGAAAGGTTTGcacacccacaaagagagaataCCGAATATTGAGTGATCAAAAGATATATCCagaatattcaagaatccaGGCGTGCGTCCCTAGTGCAAAAAGATAGATTGAAGGAGTTGTTCTACTGTATAATGTTTTCCAATTCTTAAGTCTAGAATCTTATATTAGGTTGATTATCGAGTTGTGCTTTATCCGTTTAGAAACAATCAAGCTAGTACAAAAAGGTTGTAAATTCAACTTTAAGTTGTGGATCAACTTGAAGGTTGCTTGATAGTCAGAGGTTGATTAGGAAGATAGGAATTagaggttagttcctaggttgcaagaGTTTGTAACATGAATTTGCAGTGGCTCATTGTTGTAATGAAGTTTGCGTAAAAATCCTACAAAGGTATAGGTCGTTGTTTTTAGTGTCTTTTGAGCCGGGTGGCTTCCACGTAAAAATAATTGTGTCCTTTACTTTCCTGTTCATTATTATTGTGCAAACACGTATGTAGAATAGGTAGAGCAACATGTTCTATCCTTAGGCAAAAATCATGTATTGATCAGGATAGACACTTAGGTTGCACAACTCTAACAATCCTTCTAAGTATGATGAAAACCCTGAGGCTGACGATTGTGAGTTCTTGATTAGCTATCATGAGAGGTTGCATAACCTCGGGTTAGTGGAGTATCATGGTGTGGACTACACCGCTTTTCAGATGATTGGCCCCGCCAAGCAGTGGTGGAGGCGTTTGTTCAGACTAGACTAGCAGGGTCCCTTCCCCACTTGGTCTTTATTCACTCAGGCATTCTTGGAGAAGTTCGTCCCTTGTAGTGGGAGAGAGAGGAATAGGGCTTAGTTTGAGGGGTTACGCCAGGGGCGTATGACTGTGACAGAGTATAAGGCCTAGCTCCACGCATTGTCTAGCCATGCTTTGATAATTCTTCCTGGTGAGGTTGAGAGGGTGAGGTGGTTTACTAATGGGTTGATTTGTCCACTTCGTTTGATTGTAGCACAGATGGCTACCACCGGGTCTTCAGCAGATTGTGGATGTAGTTCGAGAGGCTGAGTTTATTAGGCGTGAGGACTATGAGGAGCAGGTGGTCAAGAGGCCCCGCTTTACCCCTAGTGTTGGTACCTCATCTAGAGGTAGGGGACATTATGGTAGTGGTCATTATCATCCACCCAGCAGGCTAATTTATGCAGCTATGCCAATATTGGAGGGAGGTCAGTCTGCACGTACTTCTTATGGTTCCGGACAGTCGACTTTGAGTACTTATGGACTGTCTGGTCGTGGTGGACATTCGGGTGGCAATTCTTCTTCTAAGTGATCCACAGATCCTAGATGGTGTAATGAGTCTGGTGACCTTGGGCATTTCAAGAGGGATTGTCCCAGACTTAGGTGTGGTGTTTTGATCCAGGCTCTACCTACTCTTATGTGTCTTCATACTTTGTCCTGAGTTTGTATTTGATGTGTGATTCCCTAGACTTTCCAATTCATGTTTCTACACATATTTGGGATTCTGTAGTAGTAGACCGAGTATATAAGTGTTGTGTAGTTACCATGAGGGGGTATGATACCCAGGTAGATTTGAAAGTCTTGGATATGTTAGATTTTAATTCTATTCTTGGGCTGGATTGGTTATCTAcgtatcatgcgatcttggattgtcatgccaagacagttacGTTAGCCATGCCGGGTATTTCTAGATTAGAATGGAAGGGTGCTCTTAGTCAGTATTCGAAGAGGGTTGTATCATTTGTTAAGGCTCAAATTATGGTGGAGAAAGGGTGTCTCTCCTACTTGGCATATATTCATGATACTAGTTCGAAGTCTACTCCATTAGAGTCAGTTTCGGTGGTGATAGAGTTTTCAGAGGTGTTTCCAACATACCTTGTAGGTGTTCCACCCGATCATGATATTGActtctgtattgacttggaGCCAGGCACTTAGCCCATTTTattccaccatatcggatgACACCAGTCgaattgaaagagcaattgCAAGATTTGTTGAGCAACGGGTTCATTCGGCGTAGTGTATCACCATGGGGTGCtcccgtgttgtttgtgaagaaggaTGGATCTATTCacatgtgtattgactatcaACAGTTGAATAAGttgacgatcaagaacaaatatttgATTCCTCGCATTGACGATTTGTTCAATCAGCTTCAAGGTGCTTCTGtcttttccaagattgatttgagatctGGTTTGATTTGAGATCTggttatcaccagttgaagattaagGCAGAGGACGTCCCTAAGACAACTTTTCGAACGCGTTATGGGCATCATGAGCTTTGGTGATGttatttgggttgactaatgccccTACAAccttcatgaatttgatgaatggggtattcataacctacttggatTCTGTCGTCATTGTttacattgatgatatcttgatatattcTCATAGTAGGGAGGAGCACGAGCAGCATTTGAGGATCGTACTTGGGATTCTGAAGGAGAAGAAGCTTTATGCTAAGTTTTTGAAGTGTAAGTTTTGGCTTAGTTTGGTGgaattcttgggtcatgtggtggCTAAGGATGCTATTATAATAGATCCTAAGAACATAGAGGCGGTTCGGGATTGGTTTAGACCCGCTTTAATCACTGAGGTCAGGAGTTTCATAGGCCTTGGGGACTATTATCAGCGTTTCATGGAGAGGTTTTCATGCATTGCATCcccattgaccaaattgactcagaagaagGTGGCATTTCATtggtccgatgagtgtgaagcgagctttcaaaagctcgagACTTTAGTGACTACTGCTCCGATTTTGACCTTAGCTATCAAGTGAGAGAGCTTTACGATATGTTGTGATGCTTATGGAGTGGGTCTTAAGTGTGTTCTGATGCATAAAAGAAAGGTGATATCTTATGCTTTGAGGCAGTTGAAGgtgcacgagaagaattatcccactcatgacttagagttggcggTAGTAGTGTTCGCTttaaagatttggaggcattatctcTATAAGGTGCATTGTGAGGTATTCACATAGCATCGTAGCCTTCAGAACATATTCAATCAGAAGGACCTCAATTTGAGACAGCGCAGATGGTTGGAGTTGCACAAGGATTATGACATGACTATCCTTTATCATTCGGGCAAGGCCAAAGTAGTGGCGGATGCCTTAAGTATAAAGGAGGTGAGCATGGGTAGTTTTTCATTGTTGCGTGTGAGAAAGAGCGTCCTTTGGATATGGATGTTCAGTCCCTGGCTAATGGGTTTATAAGACTTCATATTTCGGAGCCTGGTAGAGTACTAGCTTGTGTGGAGGAGCTGTCTTCTTTACTGGAGCAAATTCAAGCTCAGCAATTTGATGATGTGAAATTACGCAAGATTTGGGAAGAAGTGTTAAAAGGGTAAGCTAAGGAAGATATTCTTGATAGTGATGGTATTAAGAGGATTAAGGGATGGATTTGTGTTCGAAGAGTGAGAGATTTGACTCGATTGATCATAGAGGAGACTCATTGTTCAgagtattccattcatccaggagcTACAAAGATGTATACTGACTTGAAGCAACATAACTGGTGGTGTCAAATGAAGAGAGACATAGTGGAGTTCATTTCTCGATGAttgaattgtcaacaagtgaaataTGAGCACTAGAAGCTTAGTGGTGTGATACAAAGAATTCCCAtacctgagtggaagtgggagtgGATTTCTATGGACTTTGTGGTAGTCTTGCCACGTACTCTGGAAAATTTTTATGTTACTTGGGTCATTGTGAAAAGATTGACCAAATTTGCTCGGTTTATTTTGCTTCAGACTACCTGCAATTCGGAGAAGTTGCCAAGATTTACATTTGAGAGATAGTT from the Lycium ferocissimum isolate CSIRO_LF1 chromosome 11, AGI_CSIRO_Lferr_CH_V1, whole genome shotgun sequence genome contains:
- the LOC132038568 gene encoding uncharacterized mitochondrial protein AtMg00860-like, with amino-acid sequence MNLMNGVFITYLDSVVIVYIDDILIYSHSREEHEQHLRIVLGILKEKKLYAKFLKCKFWLSLVEFLGHVVAKDAIIIDPKNIEAVRDWFRPALITEVRSFIGLGDYYQRFMERFSCIASPLTKLTQKKVAFHWSDECEASFQKLETLVTTAPILTLAIK